Proteins encoded together in one Oenanthe melanoleuca isolate GR-GAL-2019-014 chromosome 7, OMel1.0, whole genome shotgun sequence window:
- the LOC130255711 gene encoding protein mono-ADP-ribosyltransferase PARP14-like isoform X1, producing the protein MEGQRPCAFPLLVRGDWGPAEPPPALRKKLLCYFQSQKRSGGGECELQTGTGTGHIIVCFARPEVKQRVLERQSHQLDLGGEENLTLIVTEPETALATEEERLEEKSVPTKALDAMSSLQTKDDTKTLKKAESFVPNSELQEEVDSPKASPSVVFENIERCGPKLLKMLLENISGLAVNADFNVELIPEINVAVATFIKSIDTKEFVKKCSEHKRVREFKMTVRLLESTQTIKAENLPGSISTDYLTVYFENARNGGGPVSDVQLFPEENSAIITFCDHKDLTLVLEKQHLLDETLISVHPYYHSLGTALYGEERPAVKMPDPIGVPLNPYVWQFLQRHANLTQDINQEMAVCHCELQWPQADCANPEVMLCPSPSLCKQKKPMIKLLKTWHQDASTEFSRIMARYIAIKCEVNSSGWEDVKKRLLQDDALIITDVSEKMVVIAGNRAAVDSAEKEVRECMKQSEREKQSIEISVPVIPGKYAVLHNAGLEKNIQKEYPCLKLFFDDKKKTVQLRGLPAEVYKIKADLLEKVMSMPCTSVTIDPHVFHYLRCVDNKKISDMLFIREKINTFYELQDDTVLLYGDAPKDLLEAEKRIKTGLEYKCINVGDGEVIKKDLWKNLLLSLLKTYNSSQEMIITWQSVGKESKMIIAGFSKAVTKVYQRLNDFVDRNTVIEKSISATSVVNVQFVENEKSGVCEELKKKGVTVHFDTKTPCISLRGPRAEVSEAFIMFEKIVSSLCSKDVPIDMPGAKEFFIEKKDLYILEAKQKFSCFIGIKEEEKQQQQQQQEKGGKVSDKVRRIVCYEKNLPGGIVVGVYKSNLCNYPVDIVVNACNEDLRHTGGLADALSRAAGPALQQECDELVSKHGNLQPGCAVITGAGNLPCRNVIHAVGPRWNEKESQRCTWLLKQTVKKCLQLADTYNHCSIALPAISGGIFGFPPQMCADSIVSSVKETLEELMEGSSLKEVHLVSNSEEIIQVLSETVKKVFSAKSFCPKWLMLKKSQKEKSKEDLKMVTTNEGLCIRVEKKNVQEAVTDVVVNSVGADLKFGVGPLCNALLGRAGPGLQDEFDSAVKSQVSGPGTVLCTTACAMACKFMFHAILPVWDGGQTEKVLEDVINLCLKKTEELGLKSITFPAIGTGGFGFPKTIVSKLMFDVAFRFSSSQAWKNLQEVHFLLSPKDIDSIQAFTTELKLRADESCNSAAAQPGFIRPDSAELLGVHEMKIGSITLQVISGDITRQDTEVIVNISNPSFDAKTGVFKAIMDAAGSQVADECAQYAGQYQSGFITTQGGNLLCSKIIHLISDNQVKSQISKMLHECERRMYKSVAFPAIGTGQAGLSSAKVADEMLDAIIEFARQNSVQQLQTIKIVIFQKNMLRDFYESMKKREDSDSSTTDPYLSMLKSFFWGRKQSSEKKKVKNLEKKVNLVTFQICGESKKKVDETESWIKDLILKEQLENTISDEVIESFDETQIAILEDLQRRMQVTVQFKNNLSPPQIKISGISRDVYSVSQKVQEMIQQIKSCEEEQSKAEFLYNLVEWRYPGSNDSFVSFDKLTNMQLEHARISKKLHLNVKIENRNYKVDLNTLKATDDQGKTINLQRVGKYEDMQSIELPKEWTDMQNEQVKVVELKPSHPEYKTVEKKFKTTCADLTIEKIERIQNRILWQTYQLKKKSICEKNKNQNNEKLLFHGTAAPSLMSINSYGFNRGFAGKNAAFFGDGTYFAVNARYSAQGIYSVPDVNGKKHMYLARVLTGKYCAGRRGIKAPPPRSPADPTDLYDSVVDNESNPKIFVIFNDIQAYPQYLITFK; encoded by the exons ATGGAGGGGCAGCGGCCGTGCGCCTTCCCGCTGCTGGTGCGGGGGGACTGGGGCCCCGCCGAGCCGCCCCCCGCGCTCAGGAAGAAGCTGCTCTGCTACTTCCAGAGCCAGAAGCGCTCGGGAGGCGGCGAGTGCGAGCTGCagaccggcaccggcaccgggcaCATCATCGTCTGCTTCGCCCGCCCCGAGG tCAAGCAACGAGTTCTTGAGAGACAGTCTCATCAGTTGGATTtgggaggagaagaaaatttGACATTGATCGTCACAGAGCCTGAAACAGCGCTAGCTACTGAAGAGGAGAGATTGGAAGAAAAATCAGTTCCCACAAAG gcTTTGGATGCCATGAGCAGCCTTCAAACAAAAG ATGATACAAAAACCTTGAAGAAAGCAGAGAGTTTTGTTCCAAACAGTGAACTCCAGGAGGAGGTTGACTCTCCAAAGGCCTCACCTTCGGTGGTATTTGAGAACATAGAGAGATGTGGCCCAAAACTCTTAAAAATGCTGTTGGAGAACATCAGTGGCCTGGCTGTAAATGCTGACTTTAATGTTGAACTGATACCTGAAATAAATGTTGCTGTAGCTACCTTTATAAAAAGTATTG ATACTAAGGAATTTGTCAAAAAATGTTCAGAACACAAGAGAGTCAGAGAATTCAAAATGACTGTCAGGCTTCTTGAATCGACACAGACCATCAAGGCTGAAAACCTGCCAGGCAGCATTTCCACGGACTACCTCACAGTGTACTTTGAGAACGCACGGAACGGAGGGGGGCCCGTGTCAGATGTCCAGCTCTTCCCCGAGGAGAACTCAGCCATCATTACTTTCTGTGACCACAAAG ATCTAACCCTGGTCTTGGAAAAGCAACATTTACTGGATGAGACACTGATTTCTGTGCATCCATATTACCACTCCCTGGGAACAGCTCTCTATGGAGAAGAAAGACCAGCTGTCAAGATGCCAGATCCCATTGGGGTGCCACTAAACCCATATGTATGGCAGTTTTTACAAAGGCATGCCAATCTGACCCAAGATATAAACCAGGAAATGGCAGTTTGCCATTGTGAGCTCCAGTGGCCCCAGGCAGACTGTGCAAACCCAGAAGTTATGTTGTGCCCATCACCATCTCTCTGCAAGCAGAAAAAGCCAATGATTAAGTTGCTGAAGACATGGCATCAAGATGCTTCCACTGAGTTCTCACGTATCATGGCACGTTACATAGCTATAAAGTGTGAAGTCAATTCATCAGGTTGGGAAGATGTGAAAAAAAGGTTGTTGCAAGATGATGCTCTGATCATAACTGATGTTTCTGAGAAGATGGTGGTGATTGCAGgcaacagagcagcagtggaCAGTGCAGAGAAAGAAGTGAGGGAATGCATGAAGCAaagtgaaagggaaaagcagagcataGAAATTTCTGTGCCAGTGATCCCAGGGAAGTATGCTGTGCTGCATAATGCTGGGTTAGAAAAGAATATTCAGAAGGAATATCCATGCCTAAAGCTCTTTTTTGATGACAAAAAAAAGACTGTTCAGTTGCGTGGATTACCTGCAGAAGTATATAAAATCAAAGCTGACTTACTGGAAAAGGTAATGAGTATGCCCTGTACATCAGTTACCATTGATCCCCATGTCTTCCACTATCTACGGTGTgtagataataaaaaaatatcagataTGTTATtcattagggaaaaaattaacaCTTTTTATGAACTTCAGGATGATACTGTGTTGCTATATGGAGATGCTCCCAAAGATCTTCTAGAAGCAGAAAAGCGAATAAAAACAGGTTTAGAATACAAGTGCATCAATGTGGGGGATGGTGAAGTCATTAAAAAGGATCTGTGGAAGAATCTTCTTCTCTCCTTGCTCAAGACATATAATTCTTCCCAGGAAATGATTATCACTTGGCAGTCTGttggaaaagaaagtaaaatgaTCATTGCTGGGTTTTCTAAGGCAGTAACAAAGGTTTATCAGAGACTTAATGATTTTGTAGACAGAAACACAGTCATTGAAAAATCAATCTCAGCTACTTCAGTAGTGAATGTGCAGTTTGTAGAGAATGAGAAGTCTGGTGTTTGTGAAGAATTGAAGAAGAAAGGTGTGACAGTACATTTTGACACCAAGACACCATGCATTTCTCTGAGGGGACCAAGAGCAGAAGTGTCAGAAGCATTCATCATGTTTGAAAAAATTGTCTCATCCCTTTGCTCAAAAGATGTGCCAATTGACATGCCAGGGGCAAAGGAGTTCTTCATTGAGAAGAaagatttatatattttagaagcaaaacagaaatttagCTGTTTCATTGGGAttaaggaagaagaaaaacaacaacaacaacaacaacaagagAAGGGTGGAAAAGTCAGTGATAAAGTGAGAAGAATCGTCTGCTATGAAAAAAACCTGCCAGGTGGAATTGTGGTAGGAGTGTATAAAAGTAACTTGTGTAACTACCCTGTTGATATTGTGGTGAATGCATGTAATGAAGACCTAAGACACACTGGTGGCCTTGCTGATGCCCTGTCACGAGCAGctggcccagcactgcagcaggagtgtGACGAGCTGGTGAGCAAGCACGGGAATCTGCAGCCCGGCTGCGCGGTGATCACGGGCGCCGGGAACCTGCCCTGCAGGAACGTCATTCACGCTGTTGGGCCCAGGTGGAACGAGAAGGAGTCACAGAGGTGCACCTGGTTGCTAAAACAGACAGTGAAAAAATGTCTGCAGTTAGCTGATACATACAACCATTGTTCCATAGCTCTGCCTGCTATAAGTGGAGGGATTTTTGGCTTTCCACCACAGATGTGTGCGGATTCAATTGTGTCCTCCGTCAAGGAGACCTTGGAAGAATTAATGGAGGGCAGCAGCTTGAAGGAGGTCCATCTTGTGAGTAATTCAGAAGAAATCATTCAGGTTCTGAGCGAGACagtgaaaaaagtattttcagctAAATCATTCTGCCCAAAATGGCTGATGctgaaaaaaagccagaaagagaaaagtaaagaGGATCTGAAGATGGTTACAACAAATGAAGGACTTTGCATCCGagtggagaagaaaaatgttcagGAAGCTGTG ACGGATGTTGTTGTCAACAGTGTTGGCGCAGATCTGAAGTTTGGTGTGGGGCCTCTTTGCAATGCCttgctgggaagagctgggccAGGTCTCCAAGATGAGTTTGACAGTGCAGTAAAAAGTCAGGTGTCTGGTCCTGGGACGGTGCTCTGCACCACTGCATGTGCTATGGCCTGCAAGTTCATGTTTCATGCCATACTACCTGTGTGGGATGGAGGACAGACAGAGAAg GTCCTAGAAGATGTAATCAATTTGTGCttgaagaaaactgaagaacTGGGACTGAAATCGATCACTTTCCCAGCTATTGGGACAGGAGGATTTGGATTTCCTAAAACCATTGTTTCCAAGTTAATGTTTGATGTAGCATTCAGGTTCAGTAGTAGCCAAGCTTGGAAGAACCTCCAAgaagttcattttcttttgagtCCAAAAGATATTGATAGCATTCAG GCTTTTACCACTGAACTAAAACTTAGGGCAGATGAAAGTTGcaattctgcagcagcacagccag GTTTCATTAGGCCTGATTCTGCTGAACTATTGGGAGTTCATGAAATGAAGATTGGTTCCATCACACTCCAAGTAATTAGCGGAGATATTACCAGGCAAGATACAGAGGTTATTGTAAACATATCAAATCCATCATTTGATGCCAAAACAG GTGTCTTCAAAGCAATTATGGATGCTGCTGGTTCCCAGGTAGCAGATGAATGTGCTCAATATG CTGGGCAATATCAAAGTGGCTTTATTACTACACAAGGTGGGAACCTGTTGTGCAGTAAAATCATCCATTTGATTTCTGATAACCAGGTGAAGAGTCAGATTTCTAAAATGCTTCATGAGTGTGAACGAAGGATGTACAAATCTGTTGCCTTCCCAGCTATTGGAACAG gTCAAGCAGGACTGAGTTCAGCCAAGGTAGCTGATGAAATGCTGGATGCTATAATAGAATTTGCAAGACAAAATTCAGTGCAGCAGTTACAGACAATTAAGATCGTGATCTTCCAGAAAAATATGCTCAGAGACTTTTATGAAAGcatgaagaaaagagaagattcAGATTCATCCACAACGGATCCATATTTATCTATGCTAAAAT CCTTTTTTTGGGGCAGAAAACAatcttctgagaagaaaaaggtCAAAAATTTGGAGAAGAAAGTTAATTTAGTCACATTTCAAATTTgtggagaaagcaaaaaaaaggtGGATGAAACTGAGTCCTGGAtaaaggatttaattttaaaggaacAGCTTGAAAACACTATTTCAGATGAGGTAATTGAAAGTTTTGATGAGACACAAATTGCCATTTTGGAAGATCTCCAGAGAAGAATGCAAGTCACCGTgcagtttaaaaataacctttctCCCCctcaaattaaaatttctggTATTAGCAGGGATGTCTATTCCGTTTCTCAAAAAGTTCAAGAAATGATCCAACAAATTAAATCTTGTGAAGAAGAACAATCCAAGGCAGAATTTCTTTATAACCTGGTAGAATGGAGGTATCCAGGAAGCAACGAtagctttgtttcttttgataAACTGACAAATATGCAGCTGGAGCATGCCAGAATATCTAAAAAACTACATCTGAATGTCAAAATTGAAAACAGGAACTACAAGGTGGATCTGAATACTCTAAAGGCTACTGATGACCAAGGAAAAACTATAAACCTTCAACGTGTGGGAAAGTATGAAG ATATGCAGTCCATAGAGCTCCCTAAGGAGTGGACAGACATGCAAAATGAACAGGTCAAAGTGGTGGAGCTCAAGCCTTCGCATCCTGAATATAAAACAGTTGAGAAGAAGTTTAAGACAACATGTGCTGACCTTACCATAGAGAAG ATTGAAAGAATACAAAATCGCATCCTCTGGCAGACataccaattaaaaaaaaaatctatctgtgagaagaacaaaaatcaaaataatgagAAGTTGCTATTTCATGGGACAGCTGCACCCTCATTGATGTCAATTAATTCCTATGGATTTAATCGTGGGTTTGCTGGAAAGAATG CTGCATTCTTTGGAGATGGAACCTACTTTGCTGTCAATGCACGTTACTCTGCTCAAGGTATTTACTCTGTTCCAGATGTGAATGGCAAAAAACACATGTACTTGGCTCGGGTCCTTACTGGGAAGTACTGTGCTGGGAGAAGAGGAATAAAAGCTCCACCACCAAGGAGCCCAGCAGATCCTACTGACCTGTATGACAGTGTGGTTGATAATGAGTCAAATCCAAAAATATTTGTCATATTTAATGACATTCAGGCATATCCACAATACCTTATTACTTTCAAATAA
- the LOC130255711 gene encoding protein mono-ADP-ribosyltransferase PARP14-like isoform X2 yields the protein MNELPRLCVDWRFAQRLEELLWGQQRDGLPAPGRGASRTFVKQRVLERQSHQLDLGGEENLTLIVTEPETALATEEERLEEKSVPTKALDAMSSLQTKDDTKTLKKAESFVPNSELQEEVDSPKASPSVVFENIERCGPKLLKMLLENISGLAVNADFNVELIPEINVAVATFIKSIDTKEFVKKCSEHKRVREFKMTVRLLESTQTIKAENLPGSISTDYLTVYFENARNGGGPVSDVQLFPEENSAIITFCDHKDLTLVLEKQHLLDETLISVHPYYHSLGTALYGEERPAVKMPDPIGVPLNPYVWQFLQRHANLTQDINQEMAVCHCELQWPQADCANPEVMLCPSPSLCKQKKPMIKLLKTWHQDASTEFSRIMARYIAIKCEVNSSGWEDVKKRLLQDDALIITDVSEKMVVIAGNRAAVDSAEKEVRECMKQSEREKQSIEISVPVIPGKYAVLHNAGLEKNIQKEYPCLKLFFDDKKKTVQLRGLPAEVYKIKADLLEKVMSMPCTSVTIDPHVFHYLRCVDNKKISDMLFIREKINTFYELQDDTVLLYGDAPKDLLEAEKRIKTGLEYKCINVGDGEVIKKDLWKNLLLSLLKTYNSSQEMIITWQSVGKESKMIIAGFSKAVTKVYQRLNDFVDRNTVIEKSISATSVVNVQFVENEKSGVCEELKKKGVTVHFDTKTPCISLRGPRAEVSEAFIMFEKIVSSLCSKDVPIDMPGAKEFFIEKKDLYILEAKQKFSCFIGIKEEEKQQQQQQQEKGGKVSDKVRRIVCYEKNLPGGIVVGVYKSNLCNYPVDIVVNACNEDLRHTGGLADALSRAAGPALQQECDELVSKHGNLQPGCAVITGAGNLPCRNVIHAVGPRWNEKESQRCTWLLKQTVKKCLQLADTYNHCSIALPAISGGIFGFPPQMCADSIVSSVKETLEELMEGSSLKEVHLVSNSEEIIQVLSETVKKVFSAKSFCPKWLMLKKSQKEKSKEDLKMVTTNEGLCIRVEKKNVQEAVTDVVVNSVGADLKFGVGPLCNALLGRAGPGLQDEFDSAVKSQVSGPGTVLCTTACAMACKFMFHAILPVWDGGQTEKVLEDVINLCLKKTEELGLKSITFPAIGTGGFGFPKTIVSKLMFDVAFRFSSSQAWKNLQEVHFLLSPKDIDSIQAFTTELKLRADESCNSAAAQPGFIRPDSAELLGVHEMKIGSITLQVISGDITRQDTEVIVNISNPSFDAKTGVFKAIMDAAGSQVADECAQYAGQYQSGFITTQGGNLLCSKIIHLISDNQVKSQISKMLHECERRMYKSVAFPAIGTGQAGLSSAKVADEMLDAIIEFARQNSVQQLQTIKIVIFQKNMLRDFYESMKKREDSDSSTTDPYLSMLKSFFWGRKQSSEKKKVKNLEKKVNLVTFQICGESKKKVDETESWIKDLILKEQLENTISDEVIESFDETQIAILEDLQRRMQVTVQFKNNLSPPQIKISGISRDVYSVSQKVQEMIQQIKSCEEEQSKAEFLYNLVEWRYPGSNDSFVSFDKLTNMQLEHARISKKLHLNVKIENRNYKVDLNTLKATDDQGKTINLQRVGKYEDMQSIELPKEWTDMQNEQVKVVELKPSHPEYKTVEKKFKTTCADLTIEKIERIQNRILWQTYQLKKKSICEKNKNQNNEKLLFHGTAAPSLMSINSYGFNRGFAGKNAAFFGDGTYFAVNARYSAQGIYSVPDVNGKKHMYLARVLTGKYCAGRRGIKAPPPRSPADPTDLYDSVVDNESNPKIFVIFNDIQAYPQYLITFK from the exons atgAATGAATTGCCTCGGCTCTGTGTGGATTGGCGCTTTGCACAGCGGCTGGAAGAACTTCTCTGGGGACAACAGCGAGACGGGCTGCCAGCTCCCGGCAGAGGGGCGAGCAGGACATTTG tCAAGCAACGAGTTCTTGAGAGACAGTCTCATCAGTTGGATTtgggaggagaagaaaatttGACATTGATCGTCACAGAGCCTGAAACAGCGCTAGCTACTGAAGAGGAGAGATTGGAAGAAAAATCAGTTCCCACAAAG gcTTTGGATGCCATGAGCAGCCTTCAAACAAAAG ATGATACAAAAACCTTGAAGAAAGCAGAGAGTTTTGTTCCAAACAGTGAACTCCAGGAGGAGGTTGACTCTCCAAAGGCCTCACCTTCGGTGGTATTTGAGAACATAGAGAGATGTGGCCCAAAACTCTTAAAAATGCTGTTGGAGAACATCAGTGGCCTGGCTGTAAATGCTGACTTTAATGTTGAACTGATACCTGAAATAAATGTTGCTGTAGCTACCTTTATAAAAAGTATTG ATACTAAGGAATTTGTCAAAAAATGTTCAGAACACAAGAGAGTCAGAGAATTCAAAATGACTGTCAGGCTTCTTGAATCGACACAGACCATCAAGGCTGAAAACCTGCCAGGCAGCATTTCCACGGACTACCTCACAGTGTACTTTGAGAACGCACGGAACGGAGGGGGGCCCGTGTCAGATGTCCAGCTCTTCCCCGAGGAGAACTCAGCCATCATTACTTTCTGTGACCACAAAG ATCTAACCCTGGTCTTGGAAAAGCAACATTTACTGGATGAGACACTGATTTCTGTGCATCCATATTACCACTCCCTGGGAACAGCTCTCTATGGAGAAGAAAGACCAGCTGTCAAGATGCCAGATCCCATTGGGGTGCCACTAAACCCATATGTATGGCAGTTTTTACAAAGGCATGCCAATCTGACCCAAGATATAAACCAGGAAATGGCAGTTTGCCATTGTGAGCTCCAGTGGCCCCAGGCAGACTGTGCAAACCCAGAAGTTATGTTGTGCCCATCACCATCTCTCTGCAAGCAGAAAAAGCCAATGATTAAGTTGCTGAAGACATGGCATCAAGATGCTTCCACTGAGTTCTCACGTATCATGGCACGTTACATAGCTATAAAGTGTGAAGTCAATTCATCAGGTTGGGAAGATGTGAAAAAAAGGTTGTTGCAAGATGATGCTCTGATCATAACTGATGTTTCTGAGAAGATGGTGGTGATTGCAGgcaacagagcagcagtggaCAGTGCAGAGAAAGAAGTGAGGGAATGCATGAAGCAaagtgaaagggaaaagcagagcataGAAATTTCTGTGCCAGTGATCCCAGGGAAGTATGCTGTGCTGCATAATGCTGGGTTAGAAAAGAATATTCAGAAGGAATATCCATGCCTAAAGCTCTTTTTTGATGACAAAAAAAAGACTGTTCAGTTGCGTGGATTACCTGCAGAAGTATATAAAATCAAAGCTGACTTACTGGAAAAGGTAATGAGTATGCCCTGTACATCAGTTACCATTGATCCCCATGTCTTCCACTATCTACGGTGTgtagataataaaaaaatatcagataTGTTATtcattagggaaaaaattaacaCTTTTTATGAACTTCAGGATGATACTGTGTTGCTATATGGAGATGCTCCCAAAGATCTTCTAGAAGCAGAAAAGCGAATAAAAACAGGTTTAGAATACAAGTGCATCAATGTGGGGGATGGTGAAGTCATTAAAAAGGATCTGTGGAAGAATCTTCTTCTCTCCTTGCTCAAGACATATAATTCTTCCCAGGAAATGATTATCACTTGGCAGTCTGttggaaaagaaagtaaaatgaTCATTGCTGGGTTTTCTAAGGCAGTAACAAAGGTTTATCAGAGACTTAATGATTTTGTAGACAGAAACACAGTCATTGAAAAATCAATCTCAGCTACTTCAGTAGTGAATGTGCAGTTTGTAGAGAATGAGAAGTCTGGTGTTTGTGAAGAATTGAAGAAGAAAGGTGTGACAGTACATTTTGACACCAAGACACCATGCATTTCTCTGAGGGGACCAAGAGCAGAAGTGTCAGAAGCATTCATCATGTTTGAAAAAATTGTCTCATCCCTTTGCTCAAAAGATGTGCCAATTGACATGCCAGGGGCAAAGGAGTTCTTCATTGAGAAGAaagatttatatattttagaagcaaaacagaaatttagCTGTTTCATTGGGAttaaggaagaagaaaaacaacaacaacaacaacaacaagagAAGGGTGGAAAAGTCAGTGATAAAGTGAGAAGAATCGTCTGCTATGAAAAAAACCTGCCAGGTGGAATTGTGGTAGGAGTGTATAAAAGTAACTTGTGTAACTACCCTGTTGATATTGTGGTGAATGCATGTAATGAAGACCTAAGACACACTGGTGGCCTTGCTGATGCCCTGTCACGAGCAGctggcccagcactgcagcaggagtgtGACGAGCTGGTGAGCAAGCACGGGAATCTGCAGCCCGGCTGCGCGGTGATCACGGGCGCCGGGAACCTGCCCTGCAGGAACGTCATTCACGCTGTTGGGCCCAGGTGGAACGAGAAGGAGTCACAGAGGTGCACCTGGTTGCTAAAACAGACAGTGAAAAAATGTCTGCAGTTAGCTGATACATACAACCATTGTTCCATAGCTCTGCCTGCTATAAGTGGAGGGATTTTTGGCTTTCCACCACAGATGTGTGCGGATTCAATTGTGTCCTCCGTCAAGGAGACCTTGGAAGAATTAATGGAGGGCAGCAGCTTGAAGGAGGTCCATCTTGTGAGTAATTCAGAAGAAATCATTCAGGTTCTGAGCGAGACagtgaaaaaagtattttcagctAAATCATTCTGCCCAAAATGGCTGATGctgaaaaaaagccagaaagagaaaagtaaagaGGATCTGAAGATGGTTACAACAAATGAAGGACTTTGCATCCGagtggagaagaaaaatgttcagGAAGCTGTG ACGGATGTTGTTGTCAACAGTGTTGGCGCAGATCTGAAGTTTGGTGTGGGGCCTCTTTGCAATGCCttgctgggaagagctgggccAGGTCTCCAAGATGAGTTTGACAGTGCAGTAAAAAGTCAGGTGTCTGGTCCTGGGACGGTGCTCTGCACCACTGCATGTGCTATGGCCTGCAAGTTCATGTTTCATGCCATACTACCTGTGTGGGATGGAGGACAGACAGAGAAg GTCCTAGAAGATGTAATCAATTTGTGCttgaagaaaactgaagaacTGGGACTGAAATCGATCACTTTCCCAGCTATTGGGACAGGAGGATTTGGATTTCCTAAAACCATTGTTTCCAAGTTAATGTTTGATGTAGCATTCAGGTTCAGTAGTAGCCAAGCTTGGAAGAACCTCCAAgaagttcattttcttttgagtCCAAAAGATATTGATAGCATTCAG GCTTTTACCACTGAACTAAAACTTAGGGCAGATGAAAGTTGcaattctgcagcagcacagccag GTTTCATTAGGCCTGATTCTGCTGAACTATTGGGAGTTCATGAAATGAAGATTGGTTCCATCACACTCCAAGTAATTAGCGGAGATATTACCAGGCAAGATACAGAGGTTATTGTAAACATATCAAATCCATCATTTGATGCCAAAACAG GTGTCTTCAAAGCAATTATGGATGCTGCTGGTTCCCAGGTAGCAGATGAATGTGCTCAATATG CTGGGCAATATCAAAGTGGCTTTATTACTACACAAGGTGGGAACCTGTTGTGCAGTAAAATCATCCATTTGATTTCTGATAACCAGGTGAAGAGTCAGATTTCTAAAATGCTTCATGAGTGTGAACGAAGGATGTACAAATCTGTTGCCTTCCCAGCTATTGGAACAG gTCAAGCAGGACTGAGTTCAGCCAAGGTAGCTGATGAAATGCTGGATGCTATAATAGAATTTGCAAGACAAAATTCAGTGCAGCAGTTACAGACAATTAAGATCGTGATCTTCCAGAAAAATATGCTCAGAGACTTTTATGAAAGcatgaagaaaagagaagattcAGATTCATCCACAACGGATCCATATTTATCTATGCTAAAAT CCTTTTTTTGGGGCAGAAAACAatcttctgagaagaaaaaggtCAAAAATTTGGAGAAGAAAGTTAATTTAGTCACATTTCAAATTTgtggagaaagcaaaaaaaaggtGGATGAAACTGAGTCCTGGAtaaaggatttaattttaaaggaacAGCTTGAAAACACTATTTCAGATGAGGTAATTGAAAGTTTTGATGAGACACAAATTGCCATTTTGGAAGATCTCCAGAGAAGAATGCAAGTCACCGTgcagtttaaaaataacctttctCCCCctcaaattaaaatttctggTATTAGCAGGGATGTCTATTCCGTTTCTCAAAAAGTTCAAGAAATGATCCAACAAATTAAATCTTGTGAAGAAGAACAATCCAAGGCAGAATTTCTTTATAACCTGGTAGAATGGAGGTATCCAGGAAGCAACGAtagctttgtttcttttgataAACTGACAAATATGCAGCTGGAGCATGCCAGAATATCTAAAAAACTACATCTGAATGTCAAAATTGAAAACAGGAACTACAAGGTGGATCTGAATACTCTAAAGGCTACTGATGACCAAGGAAAAACTATAAACCTTCAACGTGTGGGAAAGTATGAAG ATATGCAGTCCATAGAGCTCCCTAAGGAGTGGACAGACATGCAAAATGAACAGGTCAAAGTGGTGGAGCTCAAGCCTTCGCATCCTGAATATAAAACAGTTGAGAAGAAGTTTAAGACAACATGTGCTGACCTTACCATAGAGAAG ATTGAAAGAATACAAAATCGCATCCTCTGGCAGACataccaattaaaaaaaaaatctatctgtgagaagaacaaaaatcaaaataatgagAAGTTGCTATTTCATGGGACAGCTGCACCCTCATTGATGTCAATTAATTCCTATGGATTTAATCGTGGGTTTGCTGGAAAGAATG CTGCATTCTTTGGAGATGGAACCTACTTTGCTGTCAATGCACGTTACTCTGCTCAAGGTATTTACTCTGTTCCAGATGTGAATGGCAAAAAACACATGTACTTGGCTCGGGTCCTTACTGGGAAGTACTGTGCTGGGAGAAGAGGAATAAAAGCTCCACCACCAAGGAGCCCAGCAGATCCTACTGACCTGTATGACAGTGTGGTTGATAATGAGTCAAATCCAAAAATATTTGTCATATTTAATGACATTCAGGCATATCCACAATACCTTATTACTTTCAAATAA